In one window of Caenimonas aquaedulcis DNA:
- a CDS encoding protein adenylyltransferase SelO, with protein sequence MTEIAESATAELELGAPWRNSFHTLGPAFFTELRSTPLPEPYGISVNALLARELGLDAEALASPAGVLALTGNALIPGSQPLASVYSGHQFGVWAGQLGDGRAILLGEIDTPAGPRELQLKGSGKTPYSRMGDGRAVLRSSIREYLGSEALWGLGIPTTRALAVTGSDAPIRREEVETAAVVTRVAPSFIRFGHFEHFAARDQHAELRQLADYVIGRFYPDCLATGKFSGNPYAAFLEQVSERTAAMVAQWQAVGFCHGVMNTDNMSILGLTIDYGPFQFLDAFVPGHICNHSDEQGRYAYNKQPNVAYWNLFCLGQALLPLIGDQEMALAALESYKAVFPRELESRMRAKLGLADARDGDRALIEDILKLLAQDGVDYTIFWRRLSHAVADGPGEATRDLFLDRPAFDAWLARYIPRVEESGRGDAGQRMLRINPKYVLRNHLGELAIRQAKLGDYSGVEGLLALLQAPFDEHPAHEDKAGFPPDWASHIEISCSS encoded by the coding sequence ATGACAGAAATCGCGGAATCCGCCACGGCCGAGCTTGAATTGGGCGCGCCGTGGCGCAACAGTTTCCATACGCTGGGGCCGGCGTTTTTCACGGAACTGCGCTCGACTCCCCTGCCCGAGCCCTACGGCATCTCCGTCAATGCGCTGCTCGCACGGGAGCTGGGGCTGGATGCGGAGGCCCTCGCCTCGCCGGCCGGCGTTCTGGCGCTCACGGGCAACGCCCTGATCCCCGGGTCGCAGCCGCTCGCCAGCGTCTACAGCGGCCACCAGTTCGGGGTGTGGGCGGGCCAGCTCGGCGACGGCCGCGCCATCCTGCTGGGCGAGATCGACACGCCCGCCGGCCCGCGCGAACTTCAGCTCAAGGGCAGCGGAAAAACGCCCTACTCCCGAATGGGCGACGGGCGCGCCGTGCTGCGCTCGAGCATCCGCGAATACCTGGGCTCGGAAGCCTTGTGGGGCCTGGGCATTCCCACCACACGCGCGCTGGCTGTGACGGGCTCCGATGCCCCGATCCGCCGCGAGGAAGTCGAGACCGCCGCGGTGGTGACGCGGGTCGCGCCCAGCTTCATCCGCTTCGGGCACTTCGAGCATTTCGCGGCGCGCGACCAGCACGCCGAGCTCAGGCAGCTCGCCGACTACGTGATCGGCAGGTTCTACCCGGACTGCCTGGCAACCGGCAAGTTTTCCGGCAACCCCTACGCGGCATTCCTCGAACAGGTCAGCGAGCGCACGGCGGCGATGGTCGCGCAGTGGCAGGCGGTGGGCTTTTGCCATGGCGTGATGAACACCGACAACATGAGCATCCTGGGCCTCACGATCGACTACGGCCCCTTCCAGTTCCTCGATGCCTTCGTGCCCGGGCACATCTGCAACCACAGCGACGAGCAAGGCCGCTATGCCTACAACAAGCAACCGAACGTCGCCTACTGGAACCTTTTCTGCCTCGGCCAGGCGCTGCTGCCGCTGATCGGCGACCAGGAGATGGCGCTGGCAGCGCTGGAGTCGTACAAGGCGGTGTTCCCGCGCGAGCTGGAATCGCGCATGCGGGCCAAGCTCGGCCTGGCGGACGCCCGGGATGGGGACCGCGCGCTGATCGAGGACATCCTGAAGCTGCTGGCCCAGGACGGCGTGGACTACACGATCTTCTGGCGCCGCCTGTCCCACGCGGTGGCGGACGGTCCCGGGGAGGCCACACGGGACCTGTTCCTGGACCGCCCGGCGTTCGACGCCTGGCTCGCCCGCTACATCCCCCGGGTCGAGGAAAGCGGCCGGGGCGATGCCGGGCAGCGCATGCTGCGCATCAATCCCAAGTACGTCCTGCGCAACCACCTGGGCGAACTCGCCATCCGGCAGGCGAAACTCGGCGACTATTCGGGGGTCGAAGGCTTGCTCGCGCTGCTGCAGGCCCCATTTGACGAACACCCGGCCCATGAAGACAAGGCCGGGTTCCCGCCCGACTGGGCTTCCCACATCGAAATCAGCTGCTCCTCATGA
- a CDS encoding 3-hydroxyacyl-CoA dehydrogenase NAD-binding domain-containing protein: MSAEYKVHGDVAVITMNNPPVNGLGHATRLGLTDGLAKANADASVKSIVITGAGKAFSGGADIKEFGTPKALAEPNLLSVIIAVENSAKPVVAAIHSVCMGGGLELALGCHYRIAAPGTNVALPEVKLGLIPGAGGTQRLPRVLGVETALNMIVSGEPVKSELLAQQPGQKLFDKMASSPESLAEEALAFARSVADVRPLPLVRNLPSKHPLGDAYFQFARNMVKGMAKGLPAPEKCVDAVESSTLKKFDDGMAYEREIFTALMFTPESRALRHLFMAERAASKIADVPEDTPQREIKQVAVIGAGTMGGGITMNFLSAGIPVKMLEMKQEALDKGIATIRKNYEAQVKKGKLKQDKYEKTMSLLTTTLDYNDLKDADLVIEAVFEEMGVKQKVFEKLDEVMKPGAILASNTSTLDVNKIASFTKRPQDVVGLHFFSPANVMKLLEVVRGAKTGKDVMATVMAVAKKIRKTAVVSGVCDGFIGNRMIEQYSRQAGFLLDEGATPQQVDKAIEKFGFAMGPFRMGDLAGNDIGWAIRKRRATERADMKYSRTADKLCELGRFGQKTGAGWYDYKEGKRDAIPSELVNKMIEDHRKELGITPRKISDEEIVQRLVFALVNEGAHILEDGIASKAGDIDMVYITGYGFPFSRGGPMLYADQVGLFNVAQAMKRFQKNPRDDANFWEPAPLLAKLVAEGKTFNG, encoded by the coding sequence ATGAGCGCTGAATACAAAGTCCACGGTGACGTGGCGGTGATCACGATGAACAACCCGCCCGTCAATGGGCTCGGGCATGCCACGCGCCTCGGCCTCACCGACGGGCTGGCGAAAGCCAACGCCGATGCCTCCGTGAAATCCATCGTCATCACCGGCGCCGGCAAGGCGTTTTCCGGCGGCGCGGACATCAAGGAGTTCGGGACGCCCAAGGCGCTCGCCGAGCCGAACCTGCTTTCCGTCATCATCGCGGTCGAAAATTCCGCCAAGCCCGTCGTCGCGGCCATTCATTCCGTGTGCATGGGCGGCGGCCTCGAGCTCGCGCTCGGCTGCCACTATCGCATCGCGGCGCCGGGCACCAACGTCGCGCTGCCCGAAGTGAAGCTCGGCCTCATCCCCGGCGCCGGCGGCACGCAGCGCCTGCCGCGCGTGCTGGGCGTGGAGACAGCGCTCAACATGATCGTGAGCGGCGAGCCCGTGAAGAGCGAACTGCTCGCGCAGCAGCCCGGCCAGAAGCTGTTCGACAAGATGGCGTCCTCGCCCGAATCGCTCGCCGAGGAAGCGCTGGCCTTCGCGCGCTCCGTCGCCGATGTGCGCCCGCTCCCCCTGGTGCGCAACCTGCCGTCCAAGCACCCGCTGGGCGATGCGTACTTCCAGTTCGCGCGCAACATGGTCAAGGGCATGGCCAAGGGCCTGCCGGCGCCGGAGAAGTGCGTCGACGCCGTCGAATCGTCGACGCTGAAGAAGTTCGACGATGGCATGGCTTACGAGCGGGAGATCTTCACCGCACTCATGTTCACTCCCGAGAGCCGTGCGCTTCGCCACCTCTTCATGGCCGAGCGCGCCGCCTCCAAGATCGCCGACGTGCCGGAAGACACGCCGCAACGCGAGATCAAGCAGGTCGCCGTGATCGGCGCCGGCACCATGGGCGGCGGCATCACGATGAACTTCCTCTCCGCGGGCATCCCGGTGAAGATGCTGGAGATGAAGCAGGAGGCGCTCGACAAGGGCATCGCGACCATCCGCAAGAACTACGAAGCCCAGGTCAAGAAGGGCAAGCTCAAGCAGGACAAGTACGAGAAGACGATGAGCCTGCTCACGACCACGCTCGACTACAACGACCTGAAGGACGCCGACCTCGTGATCGAGGCCGTGTTCGAGGAGATGGGCGTCAAGCAGAAGGTGTTCGAGAAGCTCGACGAAGTGATGAAGCCCGGCGCGATCCTCGCGTCCAACACCTCCACGCTCGACGTGAACAAGATCGCCTCCTTCACCAAGCGTCCGCAGGACGTCGTGGGCCTGCACTTCTTCAGCCCGGCCAACGTCATGAAGCTGCTGGAAGTCGTGCGCGGCGCGAAGACCGGCAAGGACGTCATGGCCACCGTGATGGCGGTTGCCAAGAAGATCCGGAAGACGGCCGTCGTCTCCGGCGTGTGCGACGGCTTCATCGGCAACCGCATGATCGAGCAGTACAGCCGCCAGGCGGGCTTCCTCCTCGATGAAGGCGCGACGCCGCAGCAGGTGGACAAGGCGATCGAGAAGTTCGGCTTCGCGATGGGCCCGTTCCGCATGGGCGACCTCGCGGGCAACGACATCGGCTGGGCGATCCGCAAGCGCCGCGCCACCGAGCGCGCCGACATGAAGTACAGCCGCACCGCCGACAAGCTGTGCGAGCTCGGCCGCTTCGGCCAGAAGACGGGCGCGGGCTGGTACGACTACAAGGAAGGCAAGCGCGACGCGATTCCTTCGGAGCTGGTCAACAAGATGATCGAGGACCACCGCAAGGAACTCGGCATCACGCCGCGCAAGATTTCCGACGAGGAGATCGTGCAGCGCCTGGTGTTCGCGCTCGTCAACGAAGGCGCGCACATCCTGGAGGACGGCATCGCGTCCAAGGCCGGCGACATCGACATGGTCTACATCACGGGCTACGGCTTCCCGTTCTCGCGCGGCGGCCCGATGCTCTACGCGGACCAGGTGGGCCTCTTCAACGTGGCACAGGCGATGAAGCGCTTCCAGAAGAACCCGCGCGACGACGCGAATTTCTGGGAGCCTGCGCCGCTGCTCGCGAAGCTCGTGGCCGAAGGCAAGACCTTCAACGGCTGA
- a CDS encoding branched-chain amino acid ABC transporter permease, with protein MEFFTISLLNGISYGLLLFMLSSGLTLIFSMMGVLNFAHASFYMLGAYFAYSTTQLVGFWPALFVAPLLVAVLGAAFEKYCLRRVHKFGHVPELLITFGLSFIILEMVQLIWGTSSVDYRVPALLDGPLFKIYGTAFPAYRAFMMFVAILMLIAIWLLLTRTRIGLVIQAALTHPDTVEALGHNVPRVFMLVFGGGAALAGLAGVIGGNAFVTEPGMAATVGSVIFVVVVVGGMGSLSGAFVASLLIGVIQTFAVGIDSSLMGAASSAGLDITPQTFGYALWKLKISQIAPILPYMFLVLVLIFRPKGLLGTREG; from the coding sequence ATGGAATTCTTCACCATATCGCTGTTGAACGGCATCAGCTACGGGCTGCTGCTGTTCATGCTCAGCTCCGGGCTGACGCTCATCTTCAGCATGATGGGCGTGCTCAACTTCGCGCACGCGAGCTTCTACATGCTGGGCGCCTATTTCGCCTACAGCACGACGCAGCTCGTGGGCTTCTGGCCGGCGCTCTTCGTCGCGCCGTTGCTGGTCGCGGTGCTCGGCGCCGCCTTCGAGAAGTACTGCCTGCGGCGCGTGCACAAGTTCGGGCACGTGCCCGAGCTGCTCATCACGTTCGGGCTCTCGTTCATCATCCTGGAGATGGTGCAGCTGATCTGGGGCACGAGCTCGGTGGACTACCGCGTGCCGGCGCTGCTGGACGGGCCGCTCTTCAAGATCTACGGCACCGCCTTTCCCGCCTACCGCGCCTTCATGATGTTCGTCGCGATCCTCATGCTGATCGCGATCTGGCTGCTGCTCACGCGCACGCGCATCGGCCTGGTGATCCAGGCGGCGCTCACGCACCCCGACACGGTGGAGGCGCTCGGGCACAACGTGCCGCGCGTCTTCATGCTGGTCTTCGGCGGAGGTGCCGCGCTCGCGGGGCTCGCGGGCGTGATCGGCGGCAACGCCTTCGTCACCGAACCGGGGATGGCGGCAACCGTCGGCTCCGTGATCTTCGTGGTGGTGGTGGTCGGCGGCATGGGGTCGCTGTCGGGCGCGTTCGTCGCCTCGCTGCTGATCGGCGTCATCCAGACTTTCGCCGTGGGCATCGACAGCTCGCTCATGGGCGCGGCGTCGTCGGCCGGCCTGGACATCACGCCGCAGACTTTCGGCTATGCGCTGTGGAAACTCAAGATCAGCCAGATCGCGCCGATCCTGCCGTACATGTTCCTCGTGCTGGTCCTGATCTTCCGGCCCAAGGGCCTTCTGGGGACGAGGGAAGGATGA
- a CDS encoding 3-(methylthio)propionyl-CoA ligase, with amino-acid sequence MLGLMQDQPLLISSLIDFAEKHHGEGEIVSRRVEGDLHRYHWRDVAKRARQAANALDAMGLKFSDRVATLAWNGYRHLELYFGVSGSGRVLHTINPRLHPDQIAWIANHAEDQVLCFDLTFLPLVQAVHARCPGIREFVALCDSGKLPQDSGVPNLVAYEDWIGGQPGTYAWPQFDENSASSMCYTSGTTGNPKAALYSHRSTILHAYAAALPDVMCLSARDSVLPVVPMFHVNAWGIPYSAALTGCKLVFPGPAMDGKSIYELIESEKVSYAAGVPTVWQMLLGHMKPGGLRFSTLKRTVIGGSACPPAMINAFREDYGVEVLHAWGMTEMSPLGTLCTLKNKDLEKSPEEQMRIRLKQGRAIFGVDMKIVGEDGKELPWDGKASGDLYVRGPWVVREYFKGEGGSPLVDGWFPTGDVATIDADGYMQITDRSKDVIKSGGEWISSIDVENIAVAHPAVAMAACVGMKHPKWDERPIVAVVRKPGAEVTREELIKFYEGKTAKWQIPDDVVFVDAIPIGATGKMLKTRLREMLKDYKLPNT; translated from the coding sequence ATGCTGGGTTTGATGCAAGACCAACCGCTGTTGATTTCGTCGTTGATCGATTTCGCCGAAAAGCACCACGGCGAGGGCGAGATCGTCTCGCGCCGAGTCGAGGGCGACCTTCACCGCTACCACTGGAGGGATGTGGCGAAGCGCGCCCGCCAGGCGGCCAACGCGCTGGACGCCATGGGCCTGAAGTTCTCGGACCGCGTCGCCACGCTGGCCTGGAACGGCTACCGCCACCTGGAGCTCTATTTCGGGGTCAGCGGCTCCGGCCGCGTGCTGCACACCATCAACCCGCGCCTGCATCCGGACCAGATCGCCTGGATCGCGAACCACGCCGAAGACCAGGTGCTCTGCTTCGACCTCACTTTCCTGCCGCTGGTGCAGGCGGTGCACGCGCGCTGCCCGGGGATCCGCGAGTTCGTCGCACTTTGCGACAGCGGCAAGCTGCCCCAGGACAGCGGCGTGCCCAACCTCGTGGCCTACGAGGACTGGATCGGCGGGCAGCCCGGCACCTACGCGTGGCCGCAGTTCGACGAGAACTCCGCATCGAGCATGTGCTACACGAGCGGCACGACGGGCAACCCGAAGGCCGCGCTCTACAGCCACCGGTCCACGATCCTGCATGCCTACGCGGCGGCCTTGCCGGACGTCATGTGCCTTTCGGCGCGCGACTCCGTGCTGCCCGTGGTGCCGATGTTCCACGTCAACGCCTGGGGCATCCCGTATTCGGCGGCCTTGACCGGCTGCAAGCTGGTCTTCCCCGGCCCCGCGATGGACGGCAAGTCGATCTATGAATTGATCGAGTCGGAAAAGGTCTCCTACGCCGCGGGCGTGCCGACGGTCTGGCAGATGCTTTTGGGCCACATGAAGCCGGGCGGCCTGCGTTTCTCCACGCTGAAGCGCACCGTGATCGGCGGCTCGGCCTGCCCGCCGGCCATGATCAATGCCTTCCGCGAGGACTACGGCGTCGAGGTGCTCCACGCCTGGGGCATGACGGAGATGAGCCCCCTCGGCACGCTGTGCACCCTGAAGAACAAGGACCTCGAAAAGTCGCCCGAGGAGCAGATGCGCATCCGCCTGAAGCAGGGGCGCGCCATCTTCGGCGTCGACATGAAGATCGTCGGCGAGGACGGCAAGGAGCTGCCGTGGGACGGCAAGGCCTCCGGCGACCTTTACGTGCGGGGCCCCTGGGTGGTGCGCGAATATTTCAAGGGCGAGGGCGGCTCGCCGCTGGTCGATGGCTGGTTCCCGACCGGCGACGTCGCGACGATCGACGCCGACGGCTACATGCAGATCACCGACCGCAGCAAGGACGTGATCAAGTCCGGCGGCGAATGGATCAGCTCCATCGACGTGGAGAACATCGCCGTGGCGCACCCGGCCGTGGCCATGGCCGCCTGCGTCGGCATGAAGCACCCCAAGTGGGACGAGCGGCCGATCGTGGCGGTCGTCAGGAAGCCCGGCGCGGAGGTGACGCGCGAGGAGCTGATCAAGTTCTACGAGGGCAAGACCGCGAAGTGGCAGATCCCCGACGACGTCGTCTTCGTCGATGCGATTCCCATCGGCGCCACGGGCAAGATGCTCAAGACGCGGCTGCGCGAAATGCTGAAGGACTACAAGCTGCCCAACACCTGA
- a CDS encoding branched-chain amino acid ABC transporter permease, producing MSAAYYEFKPHNIGRWILWSLFALVLLVAPLVFTSSLSQTLLSQMGIAIIVCLSYNMLLGQGGMLSFGHAVYSGLGAFLAMHTLNLVSKNGFPLPVSLVPIAGGVASMLFAVVFGWVTTKKAATPFAMITLGIGELVWASSLMFPEFFGGEGGINGNRVAGPARFGITFGPQIQLYYLIAVYTFACTALMFAFTRTPLGRMLNAVRDNPERVEFVGYDTQKVRYIAFIIAAFFAGISGGLAALNFEIVTSEVVGGQRSGAYLLFTFLGGATFFFGPIIGGILMVLAFVLLSEFTKAWLLYLGLVFLFMVMYAPGGIASLIMMNLRVAAFGRLKELWVSYLALAFTAFIALLGAASMIEMVYHLKLNAALGPQLHFLGMTLDAKGVNSWFGCVFVMLTGIGLFEVTRRHFLHQWGEIQEYIELEMKRRQNL from the coding sequence ATGAGCGCCGCCTACTACGAATTCAAGCCGCACAACATCGGCCGCTGGATCCTCTGGAGCCTGTTCGCGCTGGTGCTGCTCGTGGCGCCGCTGGTGTTCACCAGCAGCCTGTCGCAGACGCTGCTGAGCCAGATGGGCATCGCCATCATCGTCTGCCTCTCCTACAACATGCTGCTGGGGCAGGGCGGCATGCTCAGTTTCGGGCACGCCGTGTATTCGGGGCTGGGCGCGTTCCTCGCGATGCACACGCTGAACCTCGTGAGCAAGAACGGCTTTCCGCTGCCGGTGAGCCTCGTGCCCATCGCCGGCGGCGTCGCGTCCATGCTGTTCGCCGTCGTCTTCGGCTGGGTCACCACGAAGAAGGCCGCGACGCCCTTCGCGATGATCACGCTGGGCATCGGCGAGCTGGTGTGGGCGAGCTCGCTGATGTTCCCCGAATTCTTCGGCGGCGAGGGCGGCATCAACGGCAACCGCGTCGCGGGACCGGCGCGCTTCGGCATCACCTTCGGCCCGCAGATCCAGCTGTACTACCTGATCGCGGTCTACACCTTCGCCTGCACCGCGCTCATGTTCGCCTTCACGCGCACGCCGCTCGGCCGCATGCTCAACGCGGTGCGCGACAACCCGGAGCGCGTGGAATTCGTGGGCTACGACACGCAGAAGGTGCGCTACATCGCCTTCATCATCGCGGCGTTCTTCGCGGGCATCTCGGGCGGCCTCGCGGCGCTGAACTTCGAGATCGTCACGTCCGAGGTCGTCGGCGGGCAGCGCTCCGGCGCCTACCTGCTCTTCACCTTCCTCGGGGGCGCCACCTTCTTCTTCGGCCCGATCATCGGCGGCATCCTCATGGTGTTGGCCTTCGTGCTGCTGTCCGAATTCACCAAGGCGTGGCTGCTGTACCTGGGCCTGGTCTTCCTCTTCATGGTGATGTATGCGCCCGGCGGCATCGCCAGCCTGATCATGATGAACCTGCGTGTCGCCGCCTTCGGCCGCCTGAAGGAACTCTGGGTGAGCTACCTCGCACTGGCGTTCACGGCGTTCATCGCGCTGCTGGGCGCCGCGTCGATGATCGAGATGGTCTACCACCTGAAGCTCAACGCCGCCCTCGGCCCGCAACTGCACTTCCTCGGCATGACGCTGGACGCGAAGGGCGTCAACAGCTGGTTCGGCTGCGTGTTCGTTATGCTGACGGGCATCGGCCTGTTCGAGGTCACGCGCCGCCACTTCCTGCACCAGTGGGGCGAAATCCAGGAATATATCGAGCTGGAAATGAAGCGAAGGCAAAACCTGTGA
- the msrB gene encoding peptide-methionine (R)-S-oxide reductase MsrB codes for MTYPVEKTEAEWKALLAQKGAEPGAFQVTRHAATERPFTGKYETVWADGSYHCICCGAKLFDSGTKFDAGCGWPSFSQAVPGAIKEIRDTSHGMVRVETVCANCGAHLGHVFPDGPTDTGLRYCMNSASLDFTPQDGK; via the coding sequence ATGACCTACCCTGTCGAAAAAACCGAAGCCGAGTGGAAGGCCCTGCTCGCGCAAAAAGGCGCCGAGCCCGGCGCCTTCCAGGTCACCCGCCACGCCGCCACCGAGCGGCCCTTCACGGGCAAGTACGAGACCGTCTGGGCCGACGGCAGCTACCACTGCATCTGCTGCGGCGCCAAGCTGTTCGACTCCGGCACCAAGTTCGACGCCGGCTGCGGCTGGCCGAGCTTCTCGCAAGCCGTGCCGGGCGCGATCAAGGAAATCCGCGACACGAGCCACGGCATGGTGCGCGTCGAGACCGTCTGCGCGAATTGCGGCGCGCACCTGGGCCACGTGTTCCCCGACGGCCCGACGGACACCGGCCTGCGCTACTGCATGAATTCCGCCTCGCTGGACTTCACCCCCCAGGACGGCAAGTGA
- a CDS encoding ABC transporter ATP-binding protein — translation MTVPALELKDLRKSFGKTEIIRGCSLAVKAGERIAVIGPNGAGKSTLFNLISGRFAPTSGEVLLNGQRIDGKKPFEINRLGLSRSFQITNIFPKLSVFENLRCGVLWSLGYRYTFLKFLADLDDANERAEQLMHMIKLDRKRDILAINLTYAEQRALEIGITIAGGAQVILLDEPTAGMSKSETKRFIELIKEVTIGKTLLTVEHDMGVVFGLADKIAVVVYGEILAYDQPEAVRANQRVQEAYLGSHVADAQANH, via the coding sequence GTGACAGTCCCCGCCCTCGAACTCAAAGACCTGCGCAAGAGCTTCGGCAAGACGGAGATCATCCGCGGCTGCAGCCTGGCGGTGAAGGCGGGCGAACGCATCGCCGTGATCGGCCCCAACGGCGCGGGCAAGTCCACGCTGTTCAACCTCATCAGCGGGCGATTCGCGCCCACGAGCGGCGAGGTGCTGCTGAACGGCCAGCGCATCGACGGCAAGAAGCCCTTCGAGATCAACCGCCTGGGCCTGTCGCGCAGCTTCCAGATCACCAACATCTTCCCCAAGCTCAGCGTCTTCGAGAACCTGCGCTGCGGGGTGCTGTGGAGCCTGGGCTACCGCTACACCTTCCTGAAATTCCTGGCGGACCTCGACGATGCGAACGAGCGCGCGGAGCAGCTGATGCACATGATCAAGCTCGACCGCAAGCGGGACATCCTGGCGATCAACCTCACCTATGCCGAGCAGCGGGCGCTGGAGATCGGCATCACGATCGCCGGGGGCGCGCAGGTCATCCTGCTGGACGAACCGACGGCCGGCATGAGCAAGAGCGAGACCAAGCGCTTCATCGAGCTCATCAAGGAAGTGACGATCGGCAAGACCCTGCTCACGGTCGAGCACGACATGGGCGTGGTGTTCGGCTTGGCCGACAAGATCGCCGTGGTCGTCTATGGCGAAATCCTCGCGTACGACCAGCCCGAGGCCGTGCGCGCCAACCAGCGCGTGCAGGAGGCCTATCTCGGCTCCCACGTCGCCGACGCACAAGCCAATCACTGA
- a CDS encoding branched-chain amino acid ABC transporter substrate-binding protein, with protein MKFAFRLVAAASVLALAGPLFALQATPAKPAPAKAGAPAGALAGQTVRIAFMDPLSGPFANVGQNQLKSWQFAAERMSGAKNPAGVKFEVVGFDNKGSPQESLNTLKAAIDQGFRYVTQGNGSGAGLAILDAVSKHNERNPGKELIYLNYAAVDPAMTNEKCDYWHFRLDADTSMKMEALTAFIKDQPKVKSVYIIGQNYSHGQQVAKYFKEGIARKRPDIKIAGEDLHPIGQVKDFAPYVAKIKQSGADTIVTGNWGQDLTLLVKALNDAGLKIPMYTYYAGVTGTPTALAAGGDSEVYVVAYGHANHTGELGAMGAEFFKKFDDDYYTFATYNGISLLGAAIAKAGSTEPSKVAKAMEGLQVKSFAGDVTMRASDHQLQQTMYITKWQKAKKGEYSVEKTGYTFVPIKQMDPYVSSTPTSCQMKRPSAS; from the coding sequence ATGAAGTTCGCATTCAGACTCGTTGCCGCCGCATCCGTGCTGGCCCTCGCAGGCCCGCTGTTCGCCCTGCAGGCCACCCCCGCCAAGCCGGCGCCCGCCAAAGCCGGTGCGCCTGCCGGTGCACTCGCCGGCCAGACGGTGCGCATCGCCTTCATGGACCCGCTGTCCGGGCCGTTCGCCAACGTCGGCCAGAACCAGCTCAAGAGCTGGCAGTTCGCGGCCGAGCGCATGTCGGGCGCGAAGAACCCGGCCGGCGTGAAATTCGAAGTCGTCGGCTTCGACAACAAGGGCTCCCCGCAGGAAAGCCTGAACACGCTCAAGGCTGCGATCGACCAGGGCTTCCGCTACGTCACGCAGGGCAACGGCTCGGGCGCCGGCCTCGCGATCCTGGACGCGGTCTCCAAGCACAACGAGCGCAACCCGGGCAAGGAACTGATCTACCTGAACTACGCGGCCGTCGATCCCGCGATGACCAACGAGAAGTGCGACTACTGGCACTTCCGCCTGGATGCGGACACGTCCATGAAGATGGAGGCGCTCACGGCCTTCATCAAGGACCAGCCCAAGGTCAAGAGCGTCTACATCATCGGCCAGAACTACTCGCACGGCCAGCAGGTCGCCAAGTACTTCAAGGAAGGCATCGCGCGCAAGCGTCCCGACATCAAGATCGCCGGCGAAGACCTGCACCCGATCGGCCAGGTGAAGGATTTCGCGCCCTACGTCGCGAAGATCAAGCAGTCCGGCGCCGACACCATCGTGACCGGCAACTGGGGCCAGGACCTGACGCTGCTCGTGAAGGCGCTGAACGACGCGGGCCTGAAGATCCCGATGTACACCTACTACGCCGGCGTGACCGGCACGCCCACCGCGCTCGCCGCGGGCGGCGACAGCGAGGTCTACGTCGTGGCGTACGGCCACGCCAACCACACGGGCGAGCTCGGCGCGATGGGCGCGGAGTTCTTCAAGAAGTTCGACGACGACTACTACACCTTCGCCACCTACAACGGCATCTCGCTGCTCGGCGCGGCGATCGCCAAGGCCGGCAGCACCGAGCCCTCGAAGGTGGCCAAGGCCATGGAAGGCCTGCAGGTCAAGAGCTTCGCCGGCGACGTGACGATGCGCGCGTCCGACCACCAGCTGCAGCAGACCATGTACATCACCAAGTGGCAAAAGGCCAAGAAGGGCGAGTACAGCGTGGAGAAGACCGGCTACACCTTCGTGCCGATCAAGCAGATGGACCCCTACGTCTCGAGCACGCCGACCAGCTGCCAGATGAAGCGGCCGTCCGCCTCCTGA
- a CDS encoding ABC transporter ATP-binding protein yields MLKVQNLHAFYGKSHVLHGVEFDVGEGEIVALLGRNGSGRSTTAKAIMGMVDCTGTVDWKGRQTLGCKPYEIAHLGIGYVPENRDIFPKITVHQNLMLGQKSAKQKGRWTFDDMYEMFPRLKERQHTEAGVLSGGEQQMLTLCRTLMGDPDLIIIDEPTEGLAPKIVELVGQYLQKLKERGISVLLIEQKLTIAMAISDRALVMGHGSIVFQGTPDSLRADAYIRKEWLEV; encoded by the coding sequence ATGCTCAAAGTACAGAATCTCCATGCCTTCTACGGCAAGAGCCACGTCCTGCACGGCGTGGAGTTCGACGTGGGGGAGGGCGAGATCGTCGCGCTGCTGGGGCGCAACGGCTCCGGCCGCTCGACCACGGCGAAGGCCATCATGGGCATGGTCGACTGCACCGGAACGGTGGACTGGAAAGGCCGCCAGACCCTGGGCTGCAAGCCCTACGAGATCGCGCACCTGGGCATCGGCTACGTCCCGGAGAACCGCGACATCTTCCCGAAGATCACGGTGCACCAGAACCTCATGCTCGGCCAGAAGAGCGCCAAGCAGAAGGGCCGCTGGACCTTCGACGACATGTACGAGATGTTTCCGCGCCTGAAGGAGCGGCAGCATACGGAGGCGGGCGTGCTGTCCGGCGGCGAGCAGCAGATGCTCACCCTGTGCCGCACGCTGATGGGCGACCCGGACCTGATCATCATCGACGAGCCGACCGAGGGCCTCGCCCCCAAGATCGTGGAGCTGGTGGGCCAGTACCTGCAGAAGCTGAAGGAGCGCGGGATCTCGGTGCTGCTGATCGAGCAGAAGCTGACCATCGCGATGGCGATCTCCGACCGCGCGCTGGTGATGGGGCACGGAAGCATCGTGTTCCAGGGCACGCCGGATTCGCTGCGTGCGGATGCGTATATCCGCAAGGAGTGGCTGGAGGTTTAG